From the Thomasclavelia ramosa DSM 1402 genome, the window GGCACCAGCTGGTAACTTAGAAAAGCTAAAGGTTGCCATTCAATATGGTGCTGATGCAGTTTTTGTGGGTGGAAAAGAATTTTCATTACGTTCTGGAGCCTCAAATTTTACACTTGATGATATTAAAGAGGCAGTAACCTTTGCTGATCAGTATGGCGCTGCGGTTCATGTGACATGCAATATTATTCTACATCAAGATAATCTTGATGGGATTGAAGAATATCTGCGGGCTCTTGATCAAGCAGGTGTTAGAGCGATTATTGTGGCTGATCCATATATTATGTCAATTGCTAAAAAGTTGAATTTAAAATTAGAAGTTCATGTTTCAACACAATTATCAACTTTAAATACAAAAGCAATTAAATTTTATCAAAATTTAAAAATGGATCGAGTAGTGCTTGGTCGGGAAGTTTGTTACGATGATTTGAAAACTATTTTAGATAAAACTGATGTAGATATTGAATATTTTATTCATGGTGCCATGTGTATTCATTATTCAGGTCGTTGCATGTTGTCTAATTATTTTTCACGTCGTGATGCTAATCGGGGTGGATGTTCACAATCATGTCGCTGGTACTATGATCTATATCAAGGTAATCAAAAAATTAATCAAGATGGTGTAATTCCTTTTAGTATGTCAAGTAAGGATATGGCATTAATTAATCATATTCCTGAATTGATTGAACTAGGAGTCGATTCTTTTAAAATTGAGGGTCGAATGAAGTCATTGCATTATATTGCAACAATTGTTTCGACCTATCGAAAATTAATTGATGATTATTGTAATGATCCTGATAATTTTGAATTGACTGAGAAATATTATCGTGAAATACAAAAAGCGGCTAATCGTTCCTTATGCACTGGTTTCTTTGATGATCAGGCGGGTAACGATAAGCAGTTATATAATCAACGTGATGAACATCCTACACAAGAATTTTGTGCCCGAGTAATCAGCTATGATCAAGTTAATCAAATAGCTACAATAGAACAACGTAACTATTTTAAAATTGGTGATCAAATTGAGTTTTTTAGCCCATATCACGAAAATGTTGTTGTGCCAGTAACAAAAATTATAAATGCTGATAATGAAGAAGTTGAAGTAGCTAATCATCCAATGGAGATTCTACAAATACCGGTCAGTGTTGAATTACAAAAGGATGATATGGGAAGGAAAGTGATTTGATGAAAAAGCCAGTTATTATTGGTATTGCGGGAGGTAGTGCTTCGGGAAAAACCTCTATTGCACAAGAGCTTTATGACTGTTTTAAAGGACGCCATACAATTAGAATTATTAAATTAGATGACTATTATAAAGATCAAACACATTTATCAATGGATAAAAGAGTCTTAACTAACTATGATCACCCCTTAGCTTTTGATATGGATTTATTGATTGAACATCTTGATTTATTAAAAGAAGGGAAAAGTATTCAAAAACCGACTTATGATTTTGAACAGCATAATCGTAGCAAAATAGTAGAAATAGTTGATTGTCGTGATGTTTTTATTCTTGAAGGGTTATTTGTGTTAAATGAAGTACGAATTAGAGAACGCTGTGATATTCTAGTATATGTTGATACAGATGCAGATATTCGCTTTATTCGTCGGTTGAGACGCGATCTTGAAGAACGAGGGCGGAGTCTAGATTCGGTATGTACACAATATTTAACAACAGTAAGACCAATGCACGAACAATTTGTTGAACCATCGAAAAAATATGCTCATATTATAATTCCCGAAGGAAGCAGCAACACTGTAGCAATTGATTTATTGTTAACAAAAATATCTTCAATAGTTGATTAGTGAAGATATTAGGACTAGATATTTATATAGAATTATGCTATATTAGAGACTACGAGGTGATATTATGGAACACGAAAAAGTATTGTTAACCCAAAGTGGGGTAGAAAAATTAGAACAAGAAAGAGATAACTTGATTAATGTCGAAAGACCTAAAGTTATTGAAGAATTACAATTAGCACGTTCTCAAGGTGACTTATCTGAAAATGCTGACTACGATGCTGCTAGAGAAAAACAAGCACATTTAGAATCAAGAATTAAAGA encodes:
- the udk gene encoding uridine kinase, translated to MKKPVIIGIAGGSASGKTSIAQELYDCFKGRHTIRIIKLDDYYKDQTHLSMDKRVLTNYDHPLAFDMDLLIEHLDLLKEGKSIQKPTYDFEQHNRSKIVEIVDCRDVFILEGLFVLNEVRIRERCDILVYVDTDADIRFIRRLRRDLEERGRSLDSVCTQYLTTVRPMHEQFVEPSKKYAHIIIPEGSSNTVAIDLLLTKISSIVD
- a CDS encoding peptidase U32 family protein, with product MRNVSKVINGKRVIIKKPELLAPAGNLEKLKVAIQYGADAVFVGGKEFSLRSGASNFTLDDIKEAVTFADQYGAAVHVTCNIILHQDNLDGIEEYLRALDQAGVRAIIVADPYIMSIAKKLNLKLEVHVSTQLSTLNTKAIKFYQNLKMDRVVLGREVCYDDLKTILDKTDVDIEYFIHGAMCIHYSGRCMLSNYFSRRDANRGGCSQSCRWYYDLYQGNQKINQDGVIPFSMSSKDMALINHIPELIELGVDSFKIEGRMKSLHYIATIVSTYRKLIDDYCNDPDNFELTEKYYREIQKAANRSLCTGFFDDQAGNDKQLYNQRDEHPTQEFCARVISYDQVNQIATIEQRNYFKIGDQIEFFSPYHENVVVPVTKIINADNEEVEVANHPMEILQIPVSVELQKDDMGRKVI